One Vigna unguiculata cultivar IT97K-499-35 chromosome 11, ASM411807v1, whole genome shotgun sequence DNA window includes the following coding sequences:
- the LOC114169939 gene encoding vascular-related unknown protein 1-like, whose product MDHSVNCSSRGIVGGSKKPIGSDGESGWTSYLEDFSKGIEPSYCSSLDGSSLLSDAASSAAWKFSHHHHHLLSSPSFKGSNTTAPNPPKKLTFKKARAKQISQDDPLEDTASSPVNSPKVRDLNPGEMSSRKDDDQLGKGFTSSEHYSDLKRDDELKFNGKNVDCTELKKRGLCLVPLSLLVNYLG is encoded by the exons ATGGATCATTCTGTGAATTGTTCATCAAGGGGCATAGTTGGTGGGAGCAAGAAACCAATCGGTTCTGATGGAGAAAGTGGATGGACATCTTACTTGGAAGACTTCTCAAAAGGAATAGAACCCAGTTATTGTTCCAGTTTGGATGGTTCATCTTTGCTCTCAGATGCTGCTTCTTCTGCTGCATGGAAATTTTctcaccatcatcatcatcttctctcTTCTCCCTCTTTCAAGGGTAGCAACACCACTGCCCCTAATCCACCCAAAAAATTGACCTTCAAGAAAGCCAGAGCCAAACAGATATCACAAGATGACCCTTTGGAAGACACTGCTAGCTCTCCTGTCAATAGCCCCAAG GTGAGAGACTTGAATCCAGGTGAAATGAGTTCTAGGAAGGATGATGATCAACTG GGTAAGGGGTTCACATCATCAGAGCATTATTCAGATTTGAAGAGAGAtgatgaattaaagtttaatggAAAAAATGTTGATTGCACAGAGTTGAAGAAAAGGGGGTTATGCTTGGTTCCTTTGTCTTTGTTGGTTAATTATTTGGGGTGA